In Fusarium oxysporum f. sp. lycopersici 4287 chromosome 4, whole genome shotgun sequence, a genomic segment contains:
- a CDS encoding hypothetical protein (At least one base has a quality score < 10): MAPTKRSRRDVEQEEDIIVDVRQARSNFSGEDTRKRARVTVDDSQMRETPQRENTPSDQSEDDEDRRNMAAPPQTQYEIMRDNGFKHLEHADWDDQQATQKLAKRVINLGNNVVSESGIIESITCFNFMCHERLHVNLGPLINFIVGENGSGKSAVLTALTLCLGGKASDTNRGGSLKSFVKEGCEQGSLVVKIKNAGSDAYQPDIYGETIIVERHFSKSGSSGFKIKSALGRIISTKKQEVDEISEWYALQIGNPLTVLSQDNARQFLNAATPAQKYKYFVSGVQLEQLDNDYRMSQDTLDKTLILRDDLNAKIEEVKKEAEAARRLAEAAQKNKNLREKARHYINQLVWSQVVEQERQREDREAWQAKEEIESDRDTFKERIDKATAAYRQAQKEESELLREERDAFQRLKTARDDMKACQRKIQDEERRLGESTGNARTQKDSELAHARKREQLLKEQIDEIQNNLPDLTRRLGEAEQHFKKLAHNKDLKRKEIVSVEQQVRELKAATGGRFDGYDREIRDLVKAIENERGWEQKPVGPIGAHIRLSKPEWSGILERTLGEGLNAFVVRSKSDQTRLANLMRRFRLKKQPPIYIAYGGRIDTSNQEPDPRFDTILSVLQFDDDIVRSQLIISNQIEKIILIRDRVEAERVMVEGVPPRNVSACLCFHDGRGKRGWGLRLTNRNGSVGTSPVLPYTMRPRMQTDSGQQVEIQEENLKHLGQEMAEINRDERQAQQAVQRCKTELDNQRKDVKRFESDLRRTQADMERVQMELDAFEGVDDRLNILRAELESRRSEEEQLGNQYGEMGLAKRDLKQKAEKARLKLEEEKNEQEDWQNRVDKAAQKVATAENMRKSILAEKNGAFESLDIAKNERRRAEERRDRKAEEVANFIEQARQTAPERVHIPDNETHSSIEQKYTKIREQIKQRESRLGASDQQIYDRATEAEERYEDVQRQTQDVDDTIVALKRAIESRLQIWRKFQREISARIRIQFNYLLSERGFRGKIDLDHKARKVFLQIEPDETRKSSAGRNTKTLSGGEKSFSSICMLLSVWEAIGSPIRCLDEFDVFMDNVNRAISTNMLVDAARRSVSRQYILITPNAIEGRARLDKDVKIIRLTDPRQRTLDNFQ, from the exons ATGGCACCCACCAAAAGATCGCGGCGAGACGTTGAACAAGAGGAGGACATCATTGTAGATGTACGACAAGCGCGATCTAACTTCTCGGGAGAAGATACC AGAAAGCGTGCCAGGGTGACCGTAGACGACAGCCAAATGAGAGAAACGCCCCAAAGAGAAAACACGCCGAGCGACCAAagcgaagatgacgaagaccGTAGAAATATGGCCGCGCCGCCACAGACACAATACGAGATCATGCGAGACAACGGCTTCAAACATCTAGAGCACGCTGATTGGGACGACCAGCAAGCGACTCAGAAGCTCGCCAAGCGAGTCATCAATCTCGGCAACAACGTGGTATCTGAGAGTGGTATCATCGAGAGCATTACCTGCTTTAACTTCATGTGCCACGAGCGATTACATGTCAACCTAGGGCCACTGATCAACTTCATTGTCGGAGAGAATGGTAGTGGAAAGAGTGCTGTTCTTACGGCACTGACACTTTGTCTGGGTGGGAAGGCTAGCGATACCAACCGAGGTGGAAGTCTCAAGTCCTTTGTCAAGGAGGGCTGCGAGCAAGGCAGCTTGgtcgtcaagatcaagaatgCTGGCTCAGATGCCTACCAGCCCGATATCTATGGCGAAACCATCATTGTCGAGCGCCATTTCTCTAAATCGGGAAGTAGTGgtttcaagatcaagagcgCCCTAGGCAGAATCATCTCAACCAAGAAGCAGGAGGTAGATGAGATATCAGAATGGTACGCGCTACAAATCGGTAACCCCCTCACCGTTCTGTCACAGGACAACGCGCGACAGTTTCTCAACGCGGCGACTCCAGCCCAGAAGTACAAGTATTTCGTTTCTGGTGTACAACTAGAGCAGTTGGACAACGACTATAGGATGTCACAAGATACGCTTGATAAGACCCTCATACTCAGGGACGATCTAAATGCCAAGATCGAAGAGGTTAAAAAAGAGGCGGAAGCCGCACGCCGACTTGCCGAAGCCGcgcaaaagaacaagaatctTCGTGAAAAGGCGCGGCATTACATTAATCAACTGGTCTGGTCTCAGGTCGTCGAGCAGGAAC GTCAAcgagaagatcgagaggCTTGGCAGGCAaaggaagagattgagagTGATCGAGATACATTCAAGGAACGTATCGATAAAGCCACAGCCGCATACCGCCAGGCACAAAAGGAGGAGTCGGAGCTGCTCAGGGAGGAACGAGATGCCTTCCAACGCCTGAAGACGGCCAGAGATGATATGAAGGCTTGTCAGCGCAAAATCCAGGACGAAGAACGCCGGCTGGGCGAATCAACAGGAAATGCTCGCACACAAAAGGACAGCGAGCTGGCACACGCTCGAAAGCGGGAACAACTCTTGAAGGAACAGATAGACGAAATTCAAAACAACCTTCCTGACCTTACAAGGCGACTTGGCGAGGCTGAGCAACACTTCAAGAAACTCGCACACAACAAAGATCTCAAACGCAAAGAGATCGTGTCCGTGGAGCAACAAGTTCGAGAACTGAAGGCCGCTACTGGAGGCCGTTTTGATGGTTATGATAGAGAGATCAGGGACCTTGTCAAAGCCATCGAGAACGAGAGAGGATGGGAACAGAAACCTGTCGGACCTATTGGAGCGCACATCCGACTGTCGAAACCGGAATGGTCAGGGATCCTAGAGAGAACACTCGGCGAAGGACTCAACGCGTTCGTTGTCAGGAGTAAATCGGATCAAACAAGACTCGCGAATTTGATGCGTCGATTTcgcttgaagaagcagcccCCAATCTACATTGCCTATGGAGGGAGAATTGACACGAGCAATCAGGAGCCTGATCCTAGATTTGATACTATTTTGAGCGTTCTTCAATTCGACGACGACATTGTCAGATCGcagctcatcatcagcaaCCAAATCGAGAAAATTATTCTTATTCGTGATCGAGTCGAAGCTGAACGGGTCATGGTTGAAGGTGTGCCTCCACGCAACGTCAGCGCTTGTCTCTGTTTTCACGACGGTCGTGGGAAGCGAGGATGGGGCCTCAGACTCACCAACCGGAATGGATCTGTTGGTACAAGTCCAGTCCTACCATACACAATGCGCCCCAGGATGCAAACAGACTCTGGTCAGCAGGTTGAGATCCAAGAAGAAAACCTCAAACACTTGGGCCAGGAAATGGCTGAGATCAATCGCGACGAGCGTCAGGCTCAACAAGCAGTTCAGCGATGCAAAACAGAGCTTGACAACCAGCGGAAGGATGTCAAGAGGTTTGAGAGCGATCTTCGTAGAACGCAAGCTGACATGGAGCGTGTGCAAATGGAGTTGGATGCATTCGAAGGCGTTGATGATCGACTGAATATATTGCGAGCTGAGCTCGAGTCGAGACGAtctgaggaggagcagctTGGAAACCAATACGGAGAAATGGGATTGGCGAAGCGAGATCTGAAGCAGAAGGCCGAGAAGGCCCGGCTAAAGCttgaggaggaaaagaacGAGCAAGAGGACTGGCAAAACCGAGTCGACAAAGCAGCACAGAAGGTTGCGACGGCTGAAAATATGAGGAAGTCGATTCTAGCAGAGAAGAATGGTGCTTTCGAGAGCCTTGACATCGCCAAAAACGAACGGCGACGTGCCGAGGAAAGGAGGGATAGGAAGGCCGAAGAAGTTGCCAACTTCATAGAGCAGGCCAGGCAAACAGCACCAGAGCGAGTTCACATTCCGGATAACGAGACACACAGCAGCATTGAGCAGAAGTACACCAAAATTCGGGAACAAATCAAGCAGCGAGAGTCACGACTTGGAGCATCAGACCAACAGATTTACGACCGTGCAaccgaagctgaagagcgaTATGAAGATGTTCAGAGACAGACGCAGGATGTTGACGATACCATCGTGGCTCTCAAACGTGCTATTGAGAGTCGCCTACAAATCTGGCGCAAATTTCAGCGGGAGATTAGCGCGCGAATTCGCATCCAGTTCAACTACCTTCTCAGTGAGCGAGGTTTCCGTGGCAAAATTGACCTCGACCATAAAGCGCGTAAGGTCTTTCTCCAGATTGAGCCAGATGAGACGCGTAAAAGCTCAGCTGGAAGGAATACAAAGACTCTATCCGGTGGAGAAAAGTCCTTTTCATCCATTTGCATGCTTCTATCAGTTTGGGAGGCGATTGGCTCGCCTATCCGTTGTCTTGACGAGTTTGACGTCTTTATGGACAATGTGAATCGTGCCATCAGCACGAATATGCTG GTGGACGCTGCCCGTCGTTCAGTTTCACGACAGTACATCCTTATTACCCCTAATGCTATCGAAGGTCGGGCACGGTTAGACAAAGATGTCAAGATCATTCG GCTGACGGACCCTCGTCAACGAACACTTGACAATTTCCAGTAA